The following proteins are co-located in the Manihot esculenta cultivar AM560-2 chromosome 9, M.esculenta_v8, whole genome shotgun sequence genome:
- the LOC122724625 gene encoding uncharacterized protein LOC122724625 yields the protein MFNAITNTSSTSIIKDALPSFKDIYPLKNIFLLAYRALDEMDQTEHQELLEGGRVVRDKYQLLRRILQFLVAGLSLFSLFLCFYMGFSLFPKSFCVYFNARLLSLFAHTLERKYMFLICNGILAFLAKSSISCTSSSSRFDLVDQLSPMKPTVADIASIQEVALSAKAEEADKEEEEVEEAAPAAANHEQELQEQERETLQKGEGEDLTVEDEGNEEERGGGLVWKNEEDDQEEEEENEEVASTEELNRKVEEFIRKMKEEIRVEAYQQLIAV from the coding sequence ATGTTCAACGCCATCACCAACACTTCGTCAACTTCCATTATTAAAGACGCACTGCCCTCTTTTAAGGACATATACCCTTTAAAGAATATATTTTTGCTTGCATATAGGGCACTTGATGAGATGGATCAAACTGAGCACCAGGAGCTCCTAGAAGGTGGCCGAGTAGTCCGTGATAAGTACCAGTTGCTTAGAAGGATTCTGCAGTTTCTTGTCGCTGGGCTGTCTCTCTTCTCTTTGTTTCTTTGCTTCTACATGGGCTTTTCTTTGTTTCCAAAATCCTTCTGTGTCTACTTCAATGCTCGTCTACTCTCACTCTTTGCTCATACACTTGAAAGGAAGTACATGTTTCTCATTTGCAATGGAATCCTTGCTTTTCTCGCCAAGAGTTCAATTTCTTGCACATCTTCATCTTCTAGGTTTGATCTTGTTGACCAGTTATCGCCAATGAAACCAACTGTTGCTGATATTGCATCCATTCAAGAAGTTGCTTTGTCAGCCAAAGCAGAAGAAGCagacaaagaagaagaagaagtagaagaagcAGCACCAGCAGCTGCAAATCATGAACAAGAACTACAAGAACAAGAGAGAGAGACTTTGCAGAAGGGAGAAGGTGAAGATTTGACAGTAGAAGATGAAGGAAATGAAGAAGAAAGAGGAGGGGGTTTAGTGTGGAAAAACGAAGAAGATgaccaagaagaagaagaagaaaatgaggaggtAGCTAGTACAGAGGAATTGAACCGGAAAGTTGAAGAGTTTATAAGGAAAATGAAGGAAGAAATCAGGGTTGAAGCTTACCAACAATTAATTGCAGTGTAA